The proteins below are encoded in one region of Sminthopsis crassicaudata isolate SCR6 chromosome 1, ASM4859323v1, whole genome shotgun sequence:
- the LOC141564763 gene encoding uncharacterized protein LOC141564763 isoform X1 — protein sequence MTPQVDSILSLPPSSLQFSRAQPETSERGLPQIPVQDPLPQRPHILGPQISSDSSEIRIEMEKRIEWNWKRKPPGSQEKACCSPEPLFRTIVAQGGENPGTTGAEEVPVEGDQDFSNVRRSDEGQTGITVEDKTHILQERAPWFLKPSLPPKWNTEEEAMVAKSVTSWEAVTFKEVTVNFTQEEWEHLDPLQRDLYKDVMLENYRNLVLLGLVDSKPVIISWLEQGEELQMPYPQETEKGVILESSCLDWETKGQTQKSPQNHEEVVQPETLNREVFCQDYMFGKALKQGSKSLSQKENIAETQRKHYTQENYFLQLTNKKNFTAQKGHKCNEFDRIFNQDICKQTKYWNHSECENFFSYHTTLTQPQTLNGKEKPCQCEKCGKAFSINVALNEHYQINAREKSYECNEYGKDFSHSLFPIRPQRINTGEKHCDYKEYGKVFSQKANITVHQRIHTREKSHECHECWKSFNQRSGLIHHQKIHHRGRPYKCNECGKAFNTDGSLIEHHRKHTGEKPYECPECGKAFSHKPYLIQHQKIHTGEKPHKCNECGKAFRTRTQLNRHERFHTGEKPYECRECGKALSDSSSLVEHQRIHTGEKPYKCTDCGKSFSKRARLTPHRRIHTGEKPYECNECEKAFRDSSSLINHQRIHTGEKPFECKECRKAFSRKTNLTVHERIHTGERPYECHECGKTFSQRSSLIHHQVIHHGENGYKCNECGKAFSIEAHLIEHCRIHTGEKPYACRECGKTFSRSSSLTQHQRIHTGEKPYKCTECGKAFCRRTHLTQHLRIHTGEKPYECNKCEKSFSDRSSLSQHQRIHTGEKPYECKECGKAFSQRTQLNKHQRIHTGEKPYECHECRKAFIQKSGLSYHQRMHPEGNNYICNECGKAFSRNSCLIYHQFIHDRKKSYECKVCGKIFPHNSSLIEHQFIHMGKKSFVCNECGKSFFLSKSLKKHERLHMGKKIL from the exons ATGACTCCTCAAGTTGATTCCATCCTCTCTCTGCCTCCTAGCAGCCTCCAGTTCTCTAGGGCACAGCCTGAAACTTCTGAGAGAGGACTTCCTCAGATTCCAGTTCAAGACCCACTGCCACAGAGGCCCCACATCCTGGGCCCACAGATCAGTTCAGATTCCTCAGAAATTAGAATtgaaatggagaagagaatagAATGGAACTGGAAGAGAAAGCCTCCGGGAAGCCAGGAGAAAGCATGCTGCTCCCCAGAACCACTTTTTCGAACTATAGTAGCACAAGGAGGAGAAAATCCAGGAACCACTGGTGCTGAAGAAGTTCCTGTCGAAGGGGATCAGGACTTCAGCAATGTCAGGAGATCAGATGAAGGTCAGACAGGAATCACTGTGGAGGATAAGACTCATATTCTTCAGGAAAGAG CTCCATGGTTTCTGAAGCCCTCTCTTCCCCCAAAGTGGAATACAGAAGAAGAGGCAATGGTTGCTAAGTCTGTCACTTCCTGG GAAGCAGTGACATTCAAGGAGGTAACTGTGAATTTCACCCAAGAGGAATGGGAACACCTGGACCCTCTTCAGAGGGACCTCTACAAGGATGTGATGTTGGAGAACTATAGGAACTTGGTCCTCCTCG GACTTGTGGATTCCAAACCAGTCATAATCTCCTGGTTGGAGCAGGGGGAAGAACTGCAGATGCCTTATCCTCAAGAAACTGAAAAAGGAGTGATCTTAGAAAGCTCCTGTTTAG attggGAGACCAAGGGCCAGACCCAAAAATCACCTCAAAATCATGAAGAAGTAGTTCAACCAGAGACACTCAACAGAGAAGTTTTCTGCCAGGATTATATGTTTGGAAAAGCTCTTAAACAGGGGAGCAAATCTTTGAGCCAAAAGGAGAATATTGCAGAGActcaaagaaaacattatacccAGGAAAATTATTTCCTACAACTgactaacaaaaaaaatttcactgcACAGAAAGGCCATAAATGCAATGAATTTGATAGAATCTTCAATCAGGACATCTGCAAACAGACAAAATATTGGAATCATAGTGAATGCGAGAATTTCTTCAGTTATCATACAACCCTTacacagcctcagacactaaatggaaaagagaaaccCTGCCAATGTGAgaaatgtgggaaagccttcagtaTTAATGTTGCACTTAATGAACATTATCAAATAAATGCTAGAGAGAAATCTTATGAATGCAATGAATATGGGAAGGACTTTAGCCACAGCTTATTCCCTATAAGACCACAAAGAATTAATACTGGAGAGAAACACTGTGATTATAAAGAATATGGGAAAGTGTTCAGTCAGAAAGCAAAtattactgtacatcagagaattcacactagGGAAAAATCTCATGAATGTCATGAATGTTGGAAGTCTTTTAATCAGAGGTCTGGTCTTATTCACCACCAGAAAATTCATCATAGAGGAAgaccatataaatgtaatgaatgtggaaaggccttcaATACTGATGGAAGCCTCATTGAACATCACCGAAAACATACTGGAGAAAAGCCCTATGAATGCCCTGAATGTGGAAAAGCATTTAGCCACAAACCATATCTTATtcaacatcagaaaattcatacaGGTGAGAAACCTCATAAATGTAAtgagtgtggaaaggctttcaggaCCCGAACGCAACTTAATAGACATGAAAGatttcatactggagaaaaaccctatGAATGTAGAGAATGTGGGAAGGCCTTGAGTGATAGCTCATCCCTAGTtgaacatcaaagaattcatactggagaaaaaccctatAAATGTACAGATTGTGGAAAATCTTTCAGTAAGAGAGCCCGTCTTACTCCACATCGGAGAATTCATACTGGTGAGAAgccctatgaatgtaatgaatgtgagaAAGCCTTTCGGGATAGCTCATCCCTTATTAaccatcagagaattcatactggagaaaagcctTTTGAATGTAAGGAATGTAGGAAAGCCTTCAGTCGAAAAACAAACCTTACTGTTCATGAgcgaattcatactggagagagacCCTATGAATGCCATGAATGTGGGAAGACATTCAGTCAGAGATCTAGCCTTATTCACCATCAAGTCATCCACCATGGAGAGAATGGCtacaaatgtaatgaatgtggaaaagccttcagtatTGAAGCACACTTGATTGAACACTGTCGAAtacatactggagaaaaaccctatGCATGCcgtgaatgtgggaaaacttttaGTCGAAGTTCATCACTTactcaacatcagagaattcatactggagaaaaaccctataaatgtacagaatgtgggaaagccttctgTAGGCGCACCCATCTTACTCAACATCTAagaatccacacaggagagaagccttatgaatgtaacaaaTGTGAGAAATCCTTCAGTGACAGATCATCCCTTAgccaacatcagagaattcatactggagaaaaaccctatGAATGTAAGGAGTGTGGGAAGGCCTTCAGTCAGAGAACTCAACTTAATAAacaccagagaattcacactggagagaagccttatgaatgtcaTGAATGCAGGAAGGCCTTCATTCAGAAATCTGGTCTGTCTTACCACCAACGAATGCATCCAGAAGGgaacaattatatatgtaatgaatgtggCAAAGCCTTCAGTAGGAATTCTTGCCTTATTTATCATCAGTTTATTCATGATAGAAAGAAATCTTATGAATGTAAAGTATGTGGGAAGATCTTCCCTCATAACTCATCTCTTATTGAACATCAGTTCATtcatatgggaaaaaaatcttttgtatgcaatgaatgtggaaaaTCCTTTTTCTTGAGCAAAAGCCTTAAAAAACATGAGAGACTTCACAtgggaaaaaagattttatga
- the LOC141564763 gene encoding uncharacterized protein LOC141564763 isoform X2, whose translation MSGDQMKVRQESLWRIRLIFFRKEEAVTFKEVTVNFTQEEWEHLDPLQRDLYKDVMLENYRNLVLLGLVDSKPVIISWLEQGEELQMPYPQETEKGVILESSCLDWETKGQTQKSPQNHEEVVQPETLNREVFCQDYMFGKALKQGSKSLSQKENIAETQRKHYTQENYFLQLTNKKNFTAQKGHKCNEFDRIFNQDICKQTKYWNHSECENFFSYHTTLTQPQTLNGKEKPCQCEKCGKAFSINVALNEHYQINAREKSYECNEYGKDFSHSLFPIRPQRINTGEKHCDYKEYGKVFSQKANITVHQRIHTREKSHECHECWKSFNQRSGLIHHQKIHHRGRPYKCNECGKAFNTDGSLIEHHRKHTGEKPYECPECGKAFSHKPYLIQHQKIHTGEKPHKCNECGKAFRTRTQLNRHERFHTGEKPYECRECGKALSDSSSLVEHQRIHTGEKPYKCTDCGKSFSKRARLTPHRRIHTGEKPYECNECEKAFRDSSSLINHQRIHTGEKPFECKECRKAFSRKTNLTVHERIHTGERPYECHECGKTFSQRSSLIHHQVIHHGENGYKCNECGKAFSIEAHLIEHCRIHTGEKPYACRECGKTFSRSSSLTQHQRIHTGEKPYKCTECGKAFCRRTHLTQHLRIHTGEKPYECNKCEKSFSDRSSLSQHQRIHTGEKPYECKECGKAFSQRTQLNKHQRIHTGEKPYECHECRKAFIQKSGLSYHQRMHPEGNNYICNECGKAFSRNSCLIYHQFIHDRKKSYECKVCGKIFPHNSSLIEHQFIHMGKKSFVCNECGKSFFLSKSLKKHERLHMGKKIL comes from the exons ATGTCAGGAGATCAGATGAAGGTCAGACAGGAATCACTGTGGAGGATAAGACTCATATTCTTCAGGAAAGAG GAAGCAGTGACATTCAAGGAGGTAACTGTGAATTTCACCCAAGAGGAATGGGAACACCTGGACCCTCTTCAGAGGGACCTCTACAAGGATGTGATGTTGGAGAACTATAGGAACTTGGTCCTCCTCG GACTTGTGGATTCCAAACCAGTCATAATCTCCTGGTTGGAGCAGGGGGAAGAACTGCAGATGCCTTATCCTCAAGAAACTGAAAAAGGAGTGATCTTAGAAAGCTCCTGTTTAG attggGAGACCAAGGGCCAGACCCAAAAATCACCTCAAAATCATGAAGAAGTAGTTCAACCAGAGACACTCAACAGAGAAGTTTTCTGCCAGGATTATATGTTTGGAAAAGCTCTTAAACAGGGGAGCAAATCTTTGAGCCAAAAGGAGAATATTGCAGAGActcaaagaaaacattatacccAGGAAAATTATTTCCTACAACTgactaacaaaaaaaatttcactgcACAGAAAGGCCATAAATGCAATGAATTTGATAGAATCTTCAATCAGGACATCTGCAAACAGACAAAATATTGGAATCATAGTGAATGCGAGAATTTCTTCAGTTATCATACAACCCTTacacagcctcagacactaaatggaaaagagaaaccCTGCCAATGTGAgaaatgtgggaaagccttcagtaTTAATGTTGCACTTAATGAACATTATCAAATAAATGCTAGAGAGAAATCTTATGAATGCAATGAATATGGGAAGGACTTTAGCCACAGCTTATTCCCTATAAGACCACAAAGAATTAATACTGGAGAGAAACACTGTGATTATAAAGAATATGGGAAAGTGTTCAGTCAGAAAGCAAAtattactgtacatcagagaattcacactagGGAAAAATCTCATGAATGTCATGAATGTTGGAAGTCTTTTAATCAGAGGTCTGGTCTTATTCACCACCAGAAAATTCATCATAGAGGAAgaccatataaatgtaatgaatgtggaaaggccttcaATACTGATGGAAGCCTCATTGAACATCACCGAAAACATACTGGAGAAAAGCCCTATGAATGCCCTGAATGTGGAAAAGCATTTAGCCACAAACCATATCTTATtcaacatcagaaaattcatacaGGTGAGAAACCTCATAAATGTAAtgagtgtggaaaggctttcaggaCCCGAACGCAACTTAATAGACATGAAAGatttcatactggagaaaaaccctatGAATGTAGAGAATGTGGGAAGGCCTTGAGTGATAGCTCATCCCTAGTtgaacatcaaagaattcatactggagaaaaaccctatAAATGTACAGATTGTGGAAAATCTTTCAGTAAGAGAGCCCGTCTTACTCCACATCGGAGAATTCATACTGGTGAGAAgccctatgaatgtaatgaatgtgagaAAGCCTTTCGGGATAGCTCATCCCTTATTAaccatcagagaattcatactggagaaaagcctTTTGAATGTAAGGAATGTAGGAAAGCCTTCAGTCGAAAAACAAACCTTACTGTTCATGAgcgaattcatactggagagagacCCTATGAATGCCATGAATGTGGGAAGACATTCAGTCAGAGATCTAGCCTTATTCACCATCAAGTCATCCACCATGGAGAGAATGGCtacaaatgtaatgaatgtggaaaagccttcagtatTGAAGCACACTTGATTGAACACTGTCGAAtacatactggagaaaaaccctatGCATGCcgtgaatgtgggaaaacttttaGTCGAAGTTCATCACTTactcaacatcagagaattcatactggagaaaaaccctataaatgtacagaatgtgggaaagccttctgTAGGCGCACCCATCTTACTCAACATCTAagaatccacacaggagagaagccttatgaatgtaacaaaTGTGAGAAATCCTTCAGTGACAGATCATCCCTTAgccaacatcagagaattcatactggagaaaaaccctatGAATGTAAGGAGTGTGGGAAGGCCTTCAGTCAGAGAACTCAACTTAATAAacaccagagaattcacactggagagaagccttatgaatgtcaTGAATGCAGGAAGGCCTTCATTCAGAAATCTGGTCTGTCTTACCACCAACGAATGCATCCAGAAGGgaacaattatatatgtaatgaatgtggCAAAGCCTTCAGTAGGAATTCTTGCCTTATTTATCATCAGTTTATTCATGATAGAAAGAAATCTTATGAATGTAAAGTATGTGGGAAGATCTTCCCTCATAACTCATCTCTTATTGAACATCAGTTCATtcatatgggaaaaaaatcttttgtatgcaatgaatgtggaaaaTCCTTTTTCTTGAGCAAAAGCCTTAAAAAACATGAGAGACTTCACAtgggaaaaaagattttatga